One window of Botrimarina mediterranea genomic DNA carries:
- a CDS encoding DUF1570 domain-containing protein has translation MPRPLFVAVLLLGIAPLAGAMDTLTFRYRPYPDADAVTATATGRVLMKDSSGNCFFESVDGARRLIAADDVLSASSDDAPFAPATADELGERLLADLPAGFRLHPTKHYVIAYDTSREYAEWSSSLLEGLQKALVRYWKRAGIELEEPEFPLPIVIHSTAAAYNAASRAEGVPAGAVGYYHMTTNRVRMYDITGAQQLRAGGMRSGSRREITRMLSLPAAEPLVATIVHEATHQVCFNTGLMQRYADLPIWLVEGMAAYFEAPGAGTSRGWSGIGHVNQRRLQSFRRNLPKWNGASLTSLLASDDRLRDSRTAGEAYADAWALNYYLIKKHGDDYVAYVKELSKYKPFDGPPADESDAETSRQRLKVFTEHFGPPAELEQDFLQVMSRL, from the coding sequence ATGCCCCGCCCGCTCTTCGTCGCCGTTCTGCTGCTAGGCATCGCCCCACTTGCCGGCGCGATGGACACGCTCACGTTCCGCTATCGCCCCTACCCTGACGCGGACGCGGTGACGGCGACCGCCACGGGGCGGGTGCTGATGAAAGACTCGTCGGGCAACTGCTTCTTCGAGAGCGTCGACGGCGCGCGGCGGTTGATCGCGGCGGACGACGTCCTCTCCGCGTCGAGCGACGATGCGCCCTTCGCCCCGGCGACGGCCGATGAACTCGGCGAGCGATTGCTGGCGGACCTGCCGGCGGGCTTTCGATTGCACCCAACCAAGCACTACGTCATCGCCTACGACACCAGCCGCGAGTACGCCGAGTGGTCGAGCTCGCTACTGGAGGGATTGCAGAAGGCGCTAGTGCGCTATTGGAAGCGCGCGGGGATCGAACTTGAAGAACCCGAGTTCCCGCTACCAATCGTCATTCACTCAACGGCGGCGGCGTACAACGCGGCCAGCCGCGCCGAGGGCGTGCCCGCCGGCGCCGTGGGTTACTACCACATGACCACCAACCGGGTGCGGATGTACGACATCACCGGCGCGCAACAGCTCCGCGCCGGTGGCATGCGGAGCGGCTCACGGCGTGAGATCACCCGGATGCTATCGCTGCCGGCCGCCGAGCCGCTGGTCGCGACCATCGTCCACGAAGCGACCCACCAGGTCTGCTTCAATACGGGCCTGATGCAACGCTACGCCGACCTGCCGATCTGGCTCGTCGAAGGCATGGCCGCGTACTTCGAGGCGCCCGGCGCCGGCACGAGCCGCGGCTGGAGCGGCATCGGCCACGTGAATCAACGGCGTTTGCAATCGTTCCGCCGCAACCTGCCAAAGTGGAATGGCGCGTCGCTAACGAGTCTGCTGGCGTCCGACGATCGCTTGCGCGACTCGCGCACCGCTGGTGAGGCGTACGCCGACGCCTGGGCGCTCAACTACTACCTGATCAAGAAACACGGCGACGACTACGTCGCGTATGTGAAAGAGTTGAGCAAGTACAAGCCGTTCGACGGCCCGCCCGCGGATGAGTCCGACGCGGAGACCTCTCGGCAACGTCTGAAGGTGTTCACGGAGCACTTCGGCCCGCCGGCGGAACTGGAGCAGGACTTCTTACAGGTGATGTCGCGGTTGTAG